From a single Methylacidiphilum kamchatkense Kam1 genomic region:
- the gmk gene encoding guanylate kinase, translated as MQKFFRREGILFVISAPSGAGKSTLCTNLRKSPDFIFSISCTTRPPRVGEVNGEDYFFLTEEEFLQKLAAQEFLEHAKVHGHYYGTLKSTVINALRNGTDVLLDIDVQGARQIRQSNDPLLRNALVDVFIMPPTIEELERRLRKRGTETEEELAIRLRAAKEEMKLWPEFKYTILSGSMEEDLTKFRAIMRAERYLSRRLTLIEEPF; from the coding sequence TTTCGAAGAGAAGGAATTTTATTTGTAATATCGGCTCCTTCTGGAGCAGGGAAAAGCACTCTTTGTACTAATTTAAGGAAAAGTCCAGACTTCATCTTTTCCATTTCCTGTACGACTCGGCCCCCTCGAGTAGGGGAAGTGAATGGAGAAGATTATTTTTTTTTAACTGAGGAAGAGTTTTTACAAAAGTTAGCGGCTCAGGAATTCCTTGAGCATGCTAAGGTTCACGGTCATTACTATGGAACGTTGAAGAGCACCGTAATCAATGCATTGAGAAACGGTACAGATGTCCTCCTGGACATTGATGTTCAGGGTGCCAGACAGATCCGGCAAAGTAATGATCCCCTATTAAGAAATGCTTTAGTCGATGTCTTTATCATGCCTCCGACGATTGAGGAGCTGGAAAGAAGGTTAAGGAAGAGAGGAACAGAAACCGAAGAGGAGCTGGCAATTCGGTTGAGAGCCGCCAAGGAAGAAATGAAACTTTGGCCTGAGTTTAAATACACCATTCTTAGTGGTTCGATGGAAGAAGATTTAACAAAATTTAGAGCGATCATGCGTGCCGAGCGTTATCTGAGCCGTAGACTGACATTGATTGAAGAGCCTTTTTGA
- a CDS encoding flavoprotein: MDSFSIVLGVSGSIAAFRAVELASILSKEGYTVDAVLTPAATQFIKPLSFECLTHRKAYTDEMQENLLNGRPLHIELAQKAGLILLAPATANIIAEYALGLAPNLLTSLLLATVAPVWIAPAMNVHMWQHPAVQQNVQTLKQRGLNL, encoded by the coding sequence ATGGATTCTTTTTCAATAGTTCTTGGTGTCAGTGGATCGATTGCGGCTTTTAGGGCTGTGGAGCTTGCCAGTATCCTCTCTAAGGAAGGCTATACCGTGGATGCCGTTCTTACTCCAGCAGCTACTCAATTCATTAAACCGCTTTCTTTCGAGTGCCTGACTCATCGGAAAGCGTATACCGATGAGATGCAGGAAAACTTACTCAATGGCAGACCACTGCATATCGAACTAGCTCAGAAGGCAGGACTCATTCTTCTTGCTCCAGCTACTGCCAATATTATCGCTGAGTATGCCTTAGGTCTGGCGCCAAATCTGTTGACCTCTCTGTTGCTTGCAACCGTTGCCCCCGTATGGATTGCTCCAGCTATGAACGTTCATATGTGGCAGCATCCTGCTGTACAGCAAAATGTGCAGACGCTGAAGCAAAGGGGGTTGAATTTATAG
- the purE gene encoding 5-(carboxyamino)imidazole ribonucleotide mutase, translating to MNSVQSNDSCPLVGVVMGSRSDWQTMKAAVDLLEAFSVRCEKKIVSAHRTPELLRAYGLSAAERGIRVIIAGAGGAAHLPGMIASYTRLPVLGVPIESKVLRGVDSLLSIVQMPFGIPVGCLAIGESGAKNAALLAVAILALEDKQLADKLDAFRAEQTRKVLEESL from the coding sequence ATGAATTCAGTACAAAGCAATGATTCTTGTCCGCTGGTAGGCGTCGTTATGGGCAGTCGATCCGACTGGCAAACGATGAAGGCGGCTGTCGATCTCCTGGAAGCGTTTTCTGTTAGGTGTGAAAAAAAAATTGTATCTGCCCATAGAACCCCTGAGCTTCTTAGGGCCTATGGCCTGAGTGCGGCCGAGAGGGGGATTCGGGTAATAATTGCTGGAGCCGGTGGGGCTGCGCACCTGCCTGGTATGATTGCTTCTTATACGAGGTTGCCTGTCCTTGGGGTACCCATTGAGAGTAAAGTGCTTCGTGGAGTTGATTCGCTCCTATCAATTGTTCAAATGCCATTTGGGATACCGGTAGGCTGTCTAGCGATTGGAGAAAGTGGGGCAAAAAATGCGGCTTTACTTGCCGTTGCTATCTTGGCCTTAGAAGATAAGCAGTTAGCTGATAAGCTAGATGCATTCCGAGCTGAACAAACTAGAAAAGTCCTTGAGGAATCTTTGTGA
- a CDS encoding 5-(carboxyamino)imidazole ribonucleotide synthase, with amino-acid sequence MKEILPGATIGILGGGQLGRMAAMEARRLGYGVVIYDPDPSCPAAAIADKHWIGGYDDIDKLLDFAAAADVLTYEFENISSLALRKLEEESLLFPSAAVLEICQHRVREKEFLSSRGFPTVSYKVVNRPEELSSKAADLGFPSILKTAQLGYDGKGQVSLSSIEDCFSAWENIGKPAIALLEKRLELLAEFSVIIGRDHKKNVSFFPIPRNFHKKGILDFTIVPSGLGKRLEKEAKEIAFEIAAALDLIGLLAVEFFLTENEDIVVNELAPRPHNSGHFSLDICLTSQFEQLLRIICNLPLGATSARSNGLMRNLLGDLWRADNQPNWAGLLKLPGLKLHLYGKKQPRVGRKMGHYCIVGENMDDILALDTQALQILENNLS; translated from the coding sequence ATGAAAGAAATTTTGCCAGGGGCAACGATTGGGATTCTTGGTGGAGGCCAGTTAGGAAGAATGGCCGCGATGGAGGCTAGAAGGCTTGGCTATGGAGTTGTGATCTATGATCCTGATCCTTCCTGTCCAGCTGCAGCTATTGCTGATAAGCATTGGATTGGGGGATACGACGATATCGATAAATTATTGGATTTCGCTGCTGCTGCCGATGTCCTTACCTACGAATTTGAAAATATTTCTTCTTTAGCTCTAAGAAAACTCGAAGAAGAATCGCTTCTTTTCCCATCCGCAGCTGTGCTTGAAATATGCCAACATAGGGTTCGTGAAAAAGAATTTTTATCCAGCCGCGGATTCCCTACGGTTTCTTACAAGGTGGTGAATAGACCCGAGGAATTGAGTTCTAAAGCCGCTGATCTTGGTTTTCCATCGATTTTAAAGACCGCCCAACTTGGCTATGACGGAAAAGGACAGGTTTCTTTGTCATCCATTGAAGATTGTTTTTCAGCATGGGAAAATATAGGAAAGCCAGCTATAGCCTTGCTTGAAAAAAGACTTGAGCTTCTTGCTGAATTTTCTGTTATTATTGGCCGGGATCATAAAAAGAATGTTTCTTTTTTCCCTATTCCAAGGAATTTTCATAAGAAAGGAATTTTAGATTTTACAATTGTTCCTTCGGGCTTGGGGAAAAGGTTGGAAAAGGAAGCTAAGGAGATTGCTTTCGAAATTGCTGCCGCTTTGGACTTAATCGGGCTTTTGGCTGTGGAATTCTTTTTGACTGAGAACGAAGATATTGTAGTCAATGAATTGGCACCTAGACCTCATAATTCAGGGCACTTTAGCCTGGATATCTGCTTAACAAGCCAATTTGAACAGCTTTTAAGAATAATCTGTAATCTTCCTTTGGGTGCAACCTCCGCCAGGAGTAATGGGCTTATGCGTAATTTATTGGGAGATTTATGGCGGGCAGACAATCAGCCCAATTGGGCAGGATTGTTAAAACTGCCTGGCTTAAAACTGCACCTTTATGGGAAAAAACAGCCTCGGGTTGGCAGAAAGATGGGTCATTACTGTATAGTGGGAGAGAATATGGATGATATTTTAGCTTTAGATACACAAGCTTTACAAATTCTGGAAAACAATTTGTCTTGA
- the thiS gene encoding sulfur carrier protein ThiS, producing MPEQIQITVNGQLISVPKNTSVLRLLKQLDLDQNVVFVELNKNALLKKEYEQTILQPNDKLELVRVTAGG from the coding sequence ATGCCTGAACAAATTCAAATCACAGTAAATGGCCAGCTTATTTCTGTGCCAAAAAACACATCCGTTCTACGGCTACTCAAACAACTGGATCTCGATCAGAACGTTGTTTTTGTTGAGTTAAATAAAAACGCTCTATTAAAAAAAGAATACGAGCAGACCATTCTCCAACCAAATGACAAGCTTGAGCTTGTCCGAGTAACAGCCGGAGGATAG